A region from the uncultured Holophaga sp. genome encodes:
- a CDS encoding FHA domain-containing protein → MAKLLVQESTGAREFEIVDAEVHIGRELDNALRLADPSISRHHAILRKAGEGYEIQDLQSSNGVLVNGTRIQTAPVLDGDRVTLGQVQMTFINPQPTTALQVNPLGTVRLNSEDVAKLQAFPGGVPVDQEVTPPTPVRAIQPLPVAPSISLAEPPAPPPQAPPPVVPRPVPAPAPTTFANQASNAAPGFLQRFLPPVPDDAVPTGERGDFVTRLCAYVLDGLILAVPIIVFAILAGIIMAIAIRVLGPGAAFLGCLFYIIYLAICIGYIIFIPWCWMKFGATPGKKIMKLRVVPEDDPYGRIELGTAVLRMIGYPLNFGIGFLLILGGERKAVQDMISKSIVIKVDR, encoded by the coding sequence ATGGCCAAACTGCTGGTACAAGAGAGCACCGGGGCGAGAGAGTTCGAGATTGTGGACGCAGAGGTCCACATCGGGAGGGAGCTCGACAATGCCCTGAGGCTCGCCGATCCGAGCATCTCCCGCCACCACGCCATCCTGCGGAAGGCGGGTGAGGGGTACGAAATCCAGGATCTGCAGAGCAGCAATGGCGTTCTGGTGAACGGCACCAGGATCCAGACCGCGCCCGTCCTGGACGGGGACCGCGTCACCCTGGGCCAGGTGCAGATGACCTTCATCAATCCCCAGCCCACCACCGCGCTGCAGGTCAATCCCCTGGGGACGGTCCGGCTCAACTCCGAGGATGTGGCCAAGCTCCAGGCCTTCCCGGGCGGGGTCCCAGTGGACCAGGAGGTCACTCCGCCAACCCCAGTGCGTGCGATCCAGCCCCTTCCTGTGGCACCCTCCATCTCCCTGGCTGAGCCGCCGGCGCCGCCTCCCCAGGCTCCGCCCCCCGTCGTGCCCCGACCTGTTCCCGCACCTGCGCCCACCACCTTCGCCAATCAGGCCTCCAATGCCGCCCCCGGCTTCCTCCAGCGCTTCCTTCCTCCGGTGCCCGACGATGCGGTGCCGACGGGTGAGCGGGGGGACTTCGTGACCCGTCTCTGCGCCTATGTGCTGGATGGTCTGATCCTGGCCGTACCCATCATCGTCTTCGCCATTCTGGCGGGCATCATCATGGCCATCGCCATCCGGGTCCTCGGCCCCGGTGCAGCCTTCCTCGGCTGCCTCTTCTACATCATCTACCTGGCCATCTGCATTGGTTACATCATCTTCATCCCCTGGTGCTGGATGAAGTTCGGGGCCACCCCGGGCAAGAAGATCATGAAGCTGCGGGTGGTGCCGGAGGATGACCCCTACGGGCGCATCGAACTGGGGACCGCTGTCCTCCGGATGATCGGTTACCCCCTGAACTTCGGCATCGGCTTCCTGCTGATCCTGGGGGGTGAGCGCAAGGCCGTCCAGGACATGATCTCCAAGTCCATCGTCATCAAGGTCGATCGCTAG
- a CDS encoding acyltransferase family protein, whose protein sequence is MLLSRDPQQVLGLDGARALSVAAVVLYHAGYGWMGGGFLGVELFFVISGFLITGLLLKSETLTFGDFWVRRLRRLLPALLALVLVVEALGVFWLGGASSQFRGDLLASLCYVENWYQIGTGSSYFADAGHPLLRHLWSLSVEAQFYLVWPLVIFLGRRLPGRRWTLVAVLGVLALGSAGLMAFRVDPDNASSVASLESFNRAYLGTDTRASGLLVGAILALLPRPGGARRAGWGWDLAGLGALAGLAAFCCLANPTGATLYRGGFLAVDLLMALVIAALLAPGSRLIRTLLGWGPLEAIGRRSYGIYLWHWPVFRLLAPDLSGWQGLALRLVATLAISELSYRWIETPFRRGGFRGLTSRMGAWGRRAIMACSVGLVSASLAGAAVLIRRPAYVDEIQASIQAGGTALGTGIETTTAPPLLRAPATPESSEPGQGKPQPLPPADPVLEAVPMEGLKVTAIGDSVMKGAALALRTKGDARLGKGGLNIDAEECRSFTRALGVVQACRRTGTLGEVVVIHLGANNSSLEPRQFGRLMDELADRKGVWFVTAKSNKIDAVETVNRELKTLVARYPKAHLYDWCAASEEHPELFYSDRTHLRIEGARFYAREIFSRLASEVKEERLVAPSEAPLKEVAVHPAQVPPPAVKSEVHP, encoded by the coding sequence ATGCTTTTGAGTCGTGATCCCCAGCAGGTCCTGGGGCTGGACGGTGCCCGGGCCCTCTCGGTGGCGGCGGTGGTGCTCTACCATGCGGGCTATGGCTGGATGGGAGGCGGTTTCCTGGGGGTGGAGCTCTTCTTCGTCATCAGCGGCTTTCTGATCACGGGACTCCTGTTGAAGTCCGAGACCCTGACTTTCGGGGACTTCTGGGTCCGCCGCCTCCGGCGCCTGCTCCCGGCCCTCCTGGCCCTGGTCCTGGTGGTGGAGGCCCTGGGGGTCTTCTGGCTGGGGGGGGCCTCGTCCCAGTTCAGGGGTGATCTCCTGGCCTCCCTCTGCTATGTGGAGAACTGGTACCAGATCGGCACGGGCAGCTCCTACTTCGCCGATGCCGGCCACCCCCTGCTCCGGCACCTCTGGTCTCTGTCGGTCGAGGCCCAGTTCTACCTGGTGTGGCCCCTGGTGATCTTCCTGGGCAGGCGACTCCCGGGCCGCCGCTGGACCCTGGTGGCTGTGCTCGGCGTGCTTGCCCTTGGCTCCGCAGGGCTCATGGCCTTCAGGGTCGACCCGGACAATGCCTCCAGTGTGGCGAGCCTCGAGAGCTTCAATCGGGCCTATCTGGGGACGGACACCCGGGCCTCGGGTCTCCTGGTGGGGGCCATCCTGGCCCTGCTGCCCAGACCCGGGGGTGCCCGTCGGGCGGGCTGGGGGTGGGATCTGGCGGGCCTGGGGGCCCTGGCCGGACTGGCGGCCTTCTGCTGCCTGGCCAATCCCACCGGGGCCACCCTCTACCGGGGGGGCTTCCTTGCTGTGGATCTCCTGATGGCCCTGGTCATCGCCGCCCTCCTCGCTCCCGGATCGCGCCTGATCCGCACCCTTCTGGGCTGGGGGCCCCTGGAGGCCATCGGCAGGCGCTCCTATGGGATCTACCTCTGGCACTGGCCGGTCTTCCGGCTCCTGGCACCGGACCTGTCCGGCTGGCAGGGGCTGGCCCTGCGCCTTGTGGCCACCCTGGCGATCTCCGAGCTCTCCTACCGCTGGATCGAGACCCCCTTCCGGCGGGGGGGCTTCCGGGGGCTGACCTCCCGCATGGGGGCCTGGGGGCGCCGGGCCATCATGGCCTGCAGTGTGGGGTTGGTGAGCGCTTCCCTGGCGGGTGCCGCTGTGCTGATCCGGCGTCCTGCCTATGTGGATGAGATCCAGGCCAGCATCCAGGCCGGTGGGACAGCCCTGGGCACCGGCATTGAGACCACGACGGCCCCTCCGTTGCTCCGGGCTCCTGCGACCCCCGAGTCATCGGAACCCGGTCAGGGGAAGCCTCAGCCTCTTCCGCCGGCGGATCCTGTGCTCGAGGCGGTGCCCATGGAGGGGCTCAAGGTCACGGCCATCGGGGATTCGGTGATGAAGGGGGCGGCCCTGGCCCTCCGCACCAAGGGGGATGCCCGCCTCGGGAAGGGCGGACTCAACATCGATGCCGAGGAGTGCCGCTCCTTCACCCGTGCCCTGGGGGTGGTGCAGGCCTGCCGCCGGACCGGGACCCTGGGCGAGGTGGTCGTGATCCACCTGGGGGCCAACAACAGCAGTCTGGAGCCCCGCCAGTTCGGGCGCCTCATGGATGAGCTGGCGGACCGGAAGGGGGTCTGGTTCGTGACGGCCAAGTCCAACAAAATCGATGCCGTGGAGACCGTGAACCGGGAGCTCAAGACCCTCGTGGCCCGCTACCCCAAGGCCCACCTCTACGACTGGTGCGCCGCCAGCGAGGAGCACCCGGAGCTCTTCTACTCCGACCGCACCCACCTCAGGATCGAGGGTGCCCGCTTCTACGCCCGGGAGATCTTCTCCAGGCTCGCCTCCGAGGTGAAGGAGGAGCGCTTGGTGGCCCCGAGCGAGGCCCCTCTGAAGGAGGTTGCGGTCCACCCCGCCCAGGTCCCCCCCCCTGCGGTGAAGTCCGAGGTCCATCCCTGA
- a CDS encoding GDSL-type esterase/lipase family protein, giving the protein MRVGAILLWASLVGVIRAEVPETLQARARGVREEGRVMRVLHFGDSHLVAPATRSAYGRYFHQCLGDGGKGLGLPWLSGAAQSSRGWRKVLRPGADPCTGLGGTFMEAGGPGEWARLEGEFSHLRLHLLRRPGAGTLRVRVDGRDLGELSLNGPGPSLALFQRDVPSGRHRLELETAGQGPVRLLGLALERGQGGTYSALAFNGAEASWMGKPSELILDQVRAESPDLILLAFGTNEANDPHLEPQAYRHWLDGFLSRMGGAAPGASMVLLGPPDGRLPRAHAGALAQVIAVQRSVASAHGALFLDQQAAMGGEGGMGAWQRAGLAGRDGVHLLPTGYRKLAGILAPGLLGGQVPGGRDEAPERPLASNTGGGLYMFRTADGRTIITDRSAAVAGLKGEWIGRKP; this is encoded by the coding sequence ATGAGGGTGGGGGCGATCCTTCTGTGGGCCTCCCTGGTCGGGGTGATCCGGGCCGAGGTGCCCGAGACGCTGCAGGCGAGGGCCAGGGGAGTCCGGGAAGAGGGCCGGGTAATGCGCGTCCTCCACTTCGGGGACAGCCATCTGGTGGCCCCCGCCACCCGTTCCGCTTATGGACGTTACTTCCATCAGTGTCTGGGGGATGGCGGCAAGGGCTTGGGGCTGCCCTGGCTCAGCGGGGCAGCCCAGAGCAGCCGGGGTTGGCGCAAGGTCCTCCGCCCCGGAGCGGATCCCTGCACGGGGCTTGGGGGGACTTTCATGGAGGCTGGCGGTCCCGGCGAGTGGGCGCGGCTGGAGGGAGAGTTCTCCCATCTGAGGCTCCATCTGCTGCGCCGTCCCGGGGCTGGCACCCTGCGGGTGCGTGTGGATGGGCGGGACCTGGGGGAGCTCTCCCTGAATGGTCCCGGTCCTTCCCTGGCCTTGTTCCAACGGGATGTGCCCTCGGGTCGCCACCGGTTGGAGCTCGAGACGGCAGGACAGGGCCCCGTGCGTCTCCTCGGGCTTGCCCTGGAGCGTGGGCAGGGCGGGACCTACAGTGCCCTGGCCTTCAACGGGGCCGAGGCTTCCTGGATGGGGAAGCCCTCGGAGCTCATTCTCGACCAGGTCCGGGCCGAGTCTCCCGACCTGATCCTCCTGGCCTTCGGAACCAATGAGGCCAACGATCCCCACCTGGAGCCCCAGGCCTACCGCCACTGGCTGGATGGCTTTCTCTCCCGGATGGGGGGGGCTGCCCCCGGGGCCAGCATGGTGCTGCTGGGCCCTCCCGACGGCAGGCTCCCACGAGCCCATGCCGGTGCCTTGGCGCAGGTCATCGCCGTCCAGAGATCCGTGGCCAGTGCCCATGGTGCTCTCTTCCTGGATCAGCAGGCGGCCATGGGAGGGGAGGGGGGCATGGGAGCCTGGCAGCGGGCCGGGCTGGCAGGCCGGGACGGGGTGCACCTGCTGCCGACGGGCTACCGCAAGCTGGCGGGGATCCTGGCCCCAGGTCTCCTGGGAGGCCAGGTCCCAGGGGGCCGGGACGAGGCTCCGGAGCGTCCCCTGGCCAGCAATACCGGTGGGGGACTCTATATGTTCCGCACGGCGGATGGACGCACCATCATCACGGATCGCTCCGCGGCAGTGGCCGGTCTCAAGGGCGAGTGGATCGGGAGGAAGCCCTGA
- a CDS encoding GDSL-type esterase/lipase family protein gives MKPTQVACLLAGLCFSLALWGGTPRRSAHPKPKARHRKVAPAAPGKGRNRHRKAVAAPSPRHGSKPIPLAPPAPAPIRDPQVLAPFFRDLEEVRREGRTVRILHFGDSHTAADFWTGRIRAQLQARYGDGGPGLILPGRPWRGYHHDGVDLQEGLHWPADSLRSRTCEGWVGLTGASLQAPAPDSLFRLQSACPEARVQLLGAGAPQGEGLAPERLASMEVEGRLLQVFQVKAAADGTLAFGIPPGTALLGVDLRSGHPGVIYDELGLNGAELLDQEKARPELRKALLQELHPDLVVLAYGTNDLGRTDLDPADYRQRVQKILTEFRQESGAPVLVIGPLDRVGRQRRQVARLRVAGGQVIQALREAAHASGCAFWDARAAMGGPGTLVRWRRQGLAQRDLVHLTGPGYQKLGDLLLEALRAAQAADR, from the coding sequence ATGAAACCCACCCAAGTGGCCTGTCTGTTGGCGGGACTTTGCTTCAGCCTCGCCCTGTGGGGGGGGACGCCCCGCCGCTCCGCCCATCCCAAGCCCAAGGCCCGACACCGCAAGGTGGCCCCAGCGGCTCCCGGGAAGGGCCGGAACCGGCACCGAAAGGCTGTGGCGGCACCCTCCCCCAGGCACGGCTCCAAGCCGATTCCGCTGGCCCCACCCGCACCCGCGCCCATCCGGGATCCCCAGGTCCTGGCCCCCTTCTTCAGGGATCTGGAAGAGGTCCGACGGGAGGGCCGGACGGTCCGGATCCTGCACTTCGGGGACTCCCACACGGCTGCAGACTTCTGGACCGGGCGCATCCGGGCTCAGCTCCAGGCCCGCTACGGGGACGGTGGGCCGGGGCTCATCCTGCCCGGGCGCCCCTGGCGGGGCTACCACCACGATGGAGTGGACCTCCAGGAGGGTCTCCACTGGCCGGCCGACAGCCTGCGCTCCAGGACCTGCGAAGGCTGGGTGGGGCTCACCGGCGCCTCCCTCCAGGCGCCTGCTCCCGACAGCCTCTTCCGTCTGCAGTCTGCGTGTCCAGAGGCCCGGGTGCAGCTCCTGGGGGCTGGTGCGCCCCAGGGTGAGGGCCTCGCCCCGGAGCGCCTTGCCAGCATGGAGGTGGAGGGTCGGCTCCTCCAGGTCTTCCAGGTCAAGGCGGCTGCCGACGGGACCTTGGCTTTCGGCATCCCCCCTGGGACGGCCCTTCTGGGGGTGGACCTACGCTCGGGGCATCCCGGGGTGATCTACGACGAGCTGGGCCTGAATGGGGCAGAGCTCCTGGATCAGGAGAAGGCCCGGCCGGAACTCCGGAAGGCGCTTCTGCAGGAGTTGCATCCCGACCTGGTGGTCCTGGCCTACGGCACCAACGATCTGGGCCGGACGGATCTGGATCCCGCGGACTACCGCCAACGGGTCCAGAAGATCCTCACGGAATTCCGCCAGGAGAGCGGTGCGCCGGTCCTTGTGATCGGACCCCTGGACCGGGTGGGGCGGCAGCGCCGCCAGGTGGCCCGACTGCGGGTGGCGGGGGGGCAGGTCATCCAGGCCCTGCGTGAGGCCGCCCACGCCTCAGGCTGTGCCTTCTGGGATGCCCGGGCCGCCATGGGTGGACCTGGCACCCTGGTTCGCTGGAGACGGCAGGGACTCGCACAGCGGGATCTGGTTCACCTGACCGGACCGGGCTACCAGAAGCTGGGCGACCTGCTGTTGGAGGCACTGCGGGCCGCCCAGGCCGCTGACCGGTAG
- the ssb gene encoding single-stranded DNA-binding protein, protein MFNSLNKVTLIGKTSFKFPPELKVTPSGTPVLRFSMATTEVTKDKEGNKKKNTEYHRIVIWGKLAELGERFIKMDTLVYVEGKLRTNQYTDQSGKEVKNIEIVANDFVILDSTPYGERGQGAPAPSDFRGGAAPRDYDMPPAAGGYDDDIPF, encoded by the coding sequence ATGTTTAACTCATTGAACAAAGTCACCCTGATAGGCAAGACCAGCTTCAAGTTCCCCCCCGAGCTCAAGGTCACGCCCTCCGGGACCCCCGTACTCCGCTTTTCCATGGCCACCACCGAGGTGACCAAGGACAAGGAGGGCAACAAGAAGAAGAACACCGAATACCACCGCATCGTCATCTGGGGCAAACTGGCGGAACTCGGAGAGCGCTTCATCAAGATGGACACCCTGGTCTACGTCGAGGGCAAGCTCCGCACCAATCAGTACACCGACCAGAGCGGCAAGGAAGTCAAGAACATCGAGATTGTGGCCAATGACTTCGTGATCCTGGACTCCACGCCCTATGGCGAGCGGGGCCAGGGGGCCCCAGCCCCCTCCGACTTCCGCGGAGGCGCCGCTCCCCGGGACTATGACATGCCTCCCGCCGCCGGCGGCTACGACGACGACATCCCCTTCTGA
- a CDS encoding gamma-glutamyl-gamma-aminobutyrate hydrolase family protein (Members of this family of hydrolases with an active site Cys residue belong to MEROPS family C26.): MSSLVLTCRDKESAFRYYVSALRQAGWAGGVELLAPGDPAPDPAPVAGLLLLGGADVHPSEWDPAELVHPKAEPDPDRDALELPLIRRAWALGIPILGICRGVQTLNVALGGSLHQDIPEHFGVEPGLHQRGTPAVPELAHGVELDPDSGLSALLGCTRLEVNSRHHQAVKRLAPGLRAVAWHPGTRDGQGALVEALESEDGTRFALGVQWHPENLVGLDGLPGDAARRLFLAFTRRAAQG, encoded by the coding sequence GTGTCAAGCCTCGTTCTGACCTGTCGAGACAAGGAAAGTGCCTTCAGATATTACGTCTCAGCCCTGCGGCAGGCAGGCTGGGCGGGCGGGGTGGAGCTGCTCGCCCCCGGGGATCCAGCCCCTGATCCTGCCCCCGTTGCCGGGCTGCTCCTCCTGGGAGGGGCCGATGTCCACCCCTCCGAGTGGGACCCGGCGGAGCTAGTCCACCCCAAGGCTGAGCCCGACCCCGACCGGGACGCCCTGGAGCTGCCCCTCATCCGGAGAGCCTGGGCGCTTGGGATCCCCATCCTCGGCATCTGCCGTGGGGTACAGACCCTCAATGTCGCCCTGGGGGGCAGTCTCCACCAGGACATCCCCGAGCACTTCGGCGTCGAACCCGGGCTGCATCAGCGGGGGACGCCAGCGGTGCCGGAGCTTGCCCACGGGGTGGAACTCGACCCCGATTCGGGGCTCTCGGCGCTCCTGGGCTGCACTCGCTTGGAGGTGAACAGTCGCCACCACCAGGCGGTGAAGCGCCTTGCGCCCGGGCTGCGGGCGGTGGCCTGGCATCCCGGTACCCGGGATGGGCAGGGCGCCCTGGTGGAGGCCCTGGAATCGGAAGACGGGACCCGTTTCGCCCTGGGGGTCCAGTGGCACCCCGAGAACCTCGTGGGGCTGGATGGGCTGCCGGGAGATGCGGCCCGGAGGCTCTTCCTTGCCTTCACCCGGCGGGCAGCACAAGGGTGA
- a CDS encoding ATP-binding protein: MAPLDLSDFDLQRRSDAREILRQAGTCLQNPIMQAVLASLQGKALILDRNRQAVAANRSLLEELGLEGSSSIQGYRPGEILQCSHVREGLAGCGTSEACTRCGALLAILASQAEESSIARECWMTGGSGGHQAREFACRATRIRLGDDPFTVFVLQDISAEKRRDALEQIFLHDLNNALQGLQTWSEILGHPGVAHDRAIKRIQAITSRIRQEVRCQRVLLDAEQGTLTLHQEILEPVTLLQELSGFFVGHPKATGKRLHTECLSLLPLYTDRTLLMRILTNGTLNALEATPVDGEVRVSYDLEERHPTFSIHNDQPIPVQAQGRVFQRCFSTKAPRGRGLGTYSMKLLGEDYLGGRLTLSSDADSGTSFTLVLPAG; encoded by the coding sequence ATGGCACCCCTTGATCTCAGCGACTTCGACCTGCAGCGCCGCAGCGACGCCAGGGAGATCTTGCGTCAGGCCGGAACCTGCCTCCAGAACCCGATCATGCAGGCCGTCCTGGCCAGTCTCCAGGGCAAGGCCCTGATCCTCGACCGGAACCGTCAGGCTGTGGCCGCCAACCGCTCCCTGCTGGAGGAGCTGGGGCTGGAGGGGTCCAGTTCGATCCAGGGTTATCGCCCAGGAGAGATCCTCCAGTGCTCCCATGTCCGCGAGGGGCTCGCCGGTTGCGGAACCTCCGAGGCCTGCACCCGGTGCGGCGCCCTCCTCGCCATCCTGGCCAGTCAGGCAGAGGAAAGCTCCATCGCCAGGGAGTGCTGGATGACGGGGGGGAGCGGGGGGCACCAGGCCCGGGAATTCGCCTGCCGGGCAACCCGGATCCGCCTCGGAGATGACCCCTTCACGGTCTTCGTGCTCCAGGACATCAGCGCAGAGAAGCGGAGGGACGCCCTGGAGCAGATCTTCCTCCACGACCTGAACAATGCCCTCCAGGGCCTCCAGACCTGGAGCGAGATCCTGGGACACCCGGGGGTGGCTCACGACAGGGCCATCAAGCGCATCCAGGCCATCACCTCCAGGATCCGCCAGGAAGTGCGCTGCCAACGCGTGCTGCTGGATGCGGAGCAGGGCACCCTCACCCTGCACCAGGAGATCCTCGAGCCCGTCACGCTCCTGCAGGAACTCTCGGGCTTCTTCGTCGGGCACCCCAAAGCCACGGGCAAGCGGCTCCACACCGAGTGCCTTTCCCTTCTGCCCCTGTACACGGATCGCACCCTCCTCATGAGGATCCTGACCAACGGGACCCTCAATGCCCTGGAGGCCACCCCAGTGGATGGGGAGGTCAGGGTCTCCTATGACCTGGAAGAGCGGCACCCCACCTTCTCCATCCACAACGACCAGCCCATCCCCGTCCAGGCCCAGGGGCGGGTCTTCCAACGCTGCTTCAGCACCAAGGCCCCCCGGGGAAGGGGACTCGGAACCTACAGCATGAAGCTCCTGGGGGAAGACTACCTGGGCGGCCGCCTCACCCTGAGCTCCGATGCGGATTCCGGCACCTCTTTCACCCTTGTGCTGCCCGCCGGGTGA
- the hrpB gene encoding ATP-dependent helicase HrpB, whose protein sequence is MRSWGMALETLPIDPLLPRIVEALRSGRDLVLSAEPGAGKTTRVPRALLEAGLLEDRECWVLEPRRLAARLAAGRVAQELGEEPGGRVGYAVRFEHRVSPHTRVRFVTEGLLLRRFQEDPDLKGIGVVILDEFHERHLQTDVALALLKGLQARRPDFRLLVMSATLEAAPLAAFLGAESLSSEGRAHPIELRHAPRQDDRPLAERVLDALRGLERPGHVLVFLPGAAEIRSCMGICSELGRQRGWRLLPLHGSLSFEAQQAAVAPSAETKVLFSTNVAESSVTIDGVRTVIDSGLGREAQHSSWSGLSSLRTARISQARCIQRAGRAGRQGPGLCLRLFTEADFGARPGFDAPEMLRSDWGETLLGLHGAGITEPLSLPWFEAPPVAALQAAESLLAALGALEGGLLSPVGRRMARLPVHPRLARLVVAAEEAGIPGLGRLAAALLETGDLSARDSLGRRAGGHALDSDLWPRLDAYREVEAARFSPGACRAAGLDAGAVRQAHLAFRALGGGKGVDSPGDAEARLLQALLLAFPDRVARAGGRGTFSLVGGTGARLDSGSRVTRSEWILALEAEEVVRGTGREVLVRTASALEPEWLLEAFPERLEDRLELAFHPGQGRVERRSSLWYRDLCLDEIRRPADPGDPATAEILAGAARELPLEGLEDLLDRLAFLGRVRPELALPRGEELRHQLLARGCLGKVTLKELQGVDWAWVARELLGPEGTRLLEAWAPEHVQLPKRRVRVAYSGEAPWIESRLQDFLGMKEGPRIAGGSIPLVLHLLAPNFRAVQVTTDLAGFWRRAYQELRPQLSRRYPRHLWPEDPLKAEAPERRS, encoded by the coding sequence GTGAGATCCTGGGGCATGGCCCTGGAAACCCTCCCCATCGACCCCCTGCTGCCCCGGATCGTGGAGGCCCTGCGCTCGGGACGGGATCTGGTGCTGAGCGCCGAGCCGGGTGCGGGCAAGACCACCCGGGTCCCCCGGGCCCTCCTGGAGGCGGGGCTTCTGGAGGATCGGGAGTGCTGGGTCCTGGAGCCCCGCCGTCTGGCGGCCCGTCTGGCGGCGGGACGGGTGGCCCAGGAGCTGGGTGAGGAGCCAGGTGGCCGCGTGGGCTACGCTGTCCGCTTCGAGCACCGGGTCTCTCCGCACACCCGGGTGCGCTTTGTGACGGAAGGGCTGCTGCTCCGCAGGTTCCAGGAAGATCCCGACCTGAAGGGGATCGGTGTGGTGATCCTGGACGAATTCCACGAGCGGCACCTCCAGACCGATGTGGCCCTGGCGCTCCTCAAGGGCCTCCAGGCCCGGCGTCCTGACTTCCGGCTCCTGGTCATGAGTGCCACTCTGGAGGCCGCTCCCCTGGCAGCCTTCCTGGGGGCCGAGAGCCTGTCCAGCGAGGGGCGGGCCCATCCCATCGAGTTGCGGCACGCTCCCCGTCAGGATGACCGGCCCCTGGCGGAGCGGGTGCTGGACGCGCTCAGGGGGCTGGAGCGCCCCGGGCATGTCCTGGTCTTCCTGCCCGGAGCCGCTGAGATCCGGTCCTGTATGGGCATCTGTAGTGAACTGGGGCGGCAGCGGGGCTGGCGCCTGCTCCCCCTCCACGGCAGTCTCTCTTTCGAGGCTCAGCAGGCGGCGGTGGCCCCCTCGGCGGAGACCAAGGTGCTCTTTTCCACCAACGTGGCTGAGAGCTCCGTGACCATCGACGGGGTGCGCACCGTCATCGACTCCGGGCTCGGGCGGGAGGCCCAGCACTCTTCCTGGTCCGGGCTGTCCAGCCTGAGGACCGCCCGCATCAGCCAGGCCCGCTGCATCCAGCGGGCCGGCCGGGCCGGGCGCCAGGGGCCCGGGCTCTGCCTGAGGCTCTTCACTGAAGCCGACTTCGGGGCCCGTCCGGGCTTCGATGCTCCCGAGATGCTCCGTAGCGACTGGGGCGAGACCCTCCTGGGCCTCCACGGGGCGGGGATCACCGAGCCGCTGTCGCTCCCCTGGTTCGAGGCCCCCCCTGTGGCGGCCCTCCAGGCGGCCGAGTCCCTCCTGGCGGCCTTGGGGGCCCTGGAGGGTGGCCTGCTGAGCCCCGTGGGACGGCGCATGGCTCGTCTGCCCGTCCATCCCAGGCTGGCTCGCCTTGTGGTGGCCGCCGAGGAGGCCGGAATTCCCGGATTGGGTCGTCTGGCGGCGGCCCTGCTCGAGACCGGGGATCTCAGCGCCCGGGACAGCCTGGGGCGGCGGGCCGGGGGGCACGCCCTGGATTCGGACCTCTGGCCGCGGCTGGACGCATACCGGGAGGTGGAGGCCGCCCGTTTCAGCCCTGGGGCCTGTCGCGCCGCGGGCCTGGATGCAGGGGCTGTGCGCCAGGCCCACCTGGCCTTCCGGGCCCTGGGGGGAGGGAAGGGTGTCGACAGCCCCGGAGATGCCGAGGCCCGTCTGCTCCAGGCCTTGCTCCTGGCCTTCCCGGACCGGGTCGCCCGGGCGGGGGGGCGGGGGACCTTCTCGCTGGTGGGCGGTACCGGCGCCCGCCTGGATTCCGGAAGCCGGGTCACACGCTCAGAGTGGATCCTGGCCCTGGAGGCGGAGGAAGTGGTGCGGGGCACGGGCCGGGAGGTCCTGGTCCGCACGGCCTCGGCCCTGGAGCCCGAGTGGCTCCTGGAGGCTTTCCCTGAGCGGCTGGAGGATCGCCTGGAGCTGGCCTTCCACCCCGGCCAGGGGAGGGTGGAGCGGCGCAGCAGTCTCTGGTACCGGGATCTCTGCCTGGACGAGATCCGCCGGCCGGCCGACCCAGGGGACCCGGCCACTGCCGAGATCCTGGCCGGGGCCGCCCGGGAGCTTCCCCTGGAGGGACTGGAGGACCTCCTGGATCGGCTGGCCTTCCTGGGCAGGGTGCGTCCCGAGCTGGCGTTGCCCAGAGGGGAGGAGTTGCGCCATCAGCTCCTCGCCCGGGGCTGCCTCGGGAAGGTCACCCTCAAGGAACTCCAGGGCGTGGATTGGGCCTGGGTAGCCCGGGAACTGCTGGGTCCTGAGGGGACTCGCCTCCTGGAAGCCTGGGCTCCAGAGCATGTCCAGCTTCCCAAGCGGAGGGTGCGGGTGGCCTACAGCGGCGAGGCACCCTGGATCGAGTCCAGGCTCCAGGACTTCCTGGGCATGAAGGAGGGCCCCCGAATCGCAGGCGGCTCCATCCCCCTGGTGCTGCACCTCCTGGCTCCCAACTTCAGGGCGGTGCAGGTCACCACGGACCTGGCGGGCTTCTGGCGGCGCGCATACCAGGAGCTGCGCCCCCAGCTCTCCCGGCGCTATCCCAGGCACCTCTGGCCGGAGGACCCCCTGAAGGCGGAAGCGCCCGAGCGCCGCTCCTGA